From Chthonomonas sp., the proteins below share one genomic window:
- a CDS encoding ABC-2 family transporter protein: MRRFWRIYREFARSSIQRELEFRANFFAKILRNMVWIVFFIVILLVTYSHTEMVAGWNRHEAAILAGSCFAVDAIIRTFAFSLMEIPQQVRMGTLDFVVTKPVDAQLWVSLRKVSLDQLGQFIAAIIFIGWGAANLGRTPTVLDWGAFGALILCAVGVFFGIMSCLMTLGIWFVRVDNLWVLGDTAFQVSRFPIDIFPVALRRALTYGLPIAFISTIPASALRTGASLPMLGLGILYAFLSLAICRAFWVYSVRHYSSASS, encoded by the coding sequence GTGCGAAGGTTCTGGCGCATTTATCGCGAATTCGCCCGCAGTTCGATTCAACGAGAACTCGAATTTCGGGCGAATTTCTTCGCGAAAATTCTGCGCAACATGGTGTGGATCGTTTTCTTCATCGTGATTTTGCTCGTCACGTACTCGCACACGGAGATGGTGGCCGGCTGGAACCGGCACGAAGCGGCGATTCTCGCGGGCTCGTGCTTCGCGGTGGACGCCATCATCCGCACGTTCGCATTTTCGCTAATGGAGATTCCGCAGCAGGTGCGCATGGGCACCCTCGATTTCGTGGTGACCAAGCCGGTGGACGCCCAGCTTTGGGTGAGTTTGCGCAAGGTGAGCCTCGACCAGTTGGGGCAGTTCATCGCCGCGATCATCTTCATTGGGTGGGGCGCGGCGAACCTGGGCCGCACGCCAACGGTGCTCGATTGGGGCGCATTCGGCGCGCTCATTCTGTGCGCCGTGGGCGTGTTTTTCGGCATCATGAGTTGCCTCATGACGCTCGGCATTTGGTTTGTGCGGGTGGACAACCTGTGGGTGCTAGGCGACACCGCGTTCCAGGTAAGCCGCTTCCCGATTGACATTTTTCCGGTGGCGTTGCGGCGGGCTCTGACCTACGGGCTGCCGATCGCGTTCATCAGCACCATCCCCGCCAGCGCCTTGCGCACCGGCGCGAGCCTGCCCATGTTGGGGTTGGGAATTCTGTACGCGTTCCTCAGCCTCGCCATTTGCCGGGCGTTTTGGGTGTATTCGGTGCGGCATTACTCCAGCGCGAGTAGCTAG
- a CDS encoding LPS-assembly protein LptD: MRSLGVLAAALLVAIAPAQMGHLGSVIKRGVEMAKKLPTPPPKQTLPEPKLTDKKFVLLNAGDSQRDGDGNFAAKGDIHFLYRGFEVFCDEVVGNFNTRIFEMTGRVRVQGKGTEIAGSRVVVNFLDETYEAEGSQTVVKPESIGNRLTGPLYITSDGFGGGGNRLVGRGTSITSCDRTDPHYHIEAVESDLRRGDRLILRGASLHIGGKKIFSLPTLTIPLNERGERYTPKMGYSRDEGYYILNQFSFARGARDIVTSRVDYFTRLGFGLGADYRYGSGARTGLARVYGLTGASASRLASIDHRDRFLGADFTVSSVYQANNYLVAPGTTNWTTRAAIGRRIGNGATRLTWNRTDSDSSTFNFKNSNFALSDQRELGGRTRTSLDLILSGSESKSTSSALTTRREQLDLRFRATKQLSSSEFELLYQRAIPIETTANFFSAADRTPLFTWRTESSRWGSSPFAKEWPIRAELSVGELSETQGKRLTRTNFDGSVNRNWRAKNGSEFRVNSRFRQSLYSDDTAQFVVALDGGYRWQFGKKSYLDWRHNYLQPEGFTPLGIDRSGKSNLSTVDMLSEFGRGFRAGFQTGYDFRNKERNLAPWQLVNMRLDYEPTRDLYVRTTTSYDSLRAKWQNVRINGGLRFAQDKFLNFGTRFDAERHVWGNVNIYAEGLTYKQFRFNALLSYNGYLKQFESRQLQAIYDMHCTELIVQVSDTRVGFRRGTEFGIYLRIKAVPFETPFGIGRRGQALGTGTGFGN; the protein is encoded by the coding sequence ATGAGGTCGTTGGGCGTGCTCGCCGCGGCCCTGCTGGTGGCAATTGCTCCCGCGCAAATGGGGCATTTGGGGAGCGTGATCAAGCGCGGCGTGGAGATGGCAAAAAAGCTCCCCACCCCGCCGCCGAAGCAGACCCTGCCCGAGCCGAAACTCACAGACAAGAAGTTTGTGCTGCTCAACGCCGGCGACTCTCAACGAGACGGCGACGGCAACTTTGCCGCGAAGGGCGATATCCATTTTCTTTATCGCGGGTTTGAGGTGTTTTGCGACGAGGTCGTGGGGAACTTCAACACCCGCATTTTCGAGATGACGGGCCGGGTTCGTGTGCAAGGCAAGGGCACCGAAATCGCGGGGTCGCGGGTAGTGGTGAACTTCCTTGACGAGACCTACGAGGCGGAGGGCTCGCAGACGGTGGTGAAGCCGGAAAGCATTGGCAATCGGCTGACCGGCCCGCTCTACATCACGAGCGACGGCTTCGGCGGCGGCGGAAATCGGCTGGTGGGGCGGGGTACCTCGATCACCTCGTGCGATCGAACCGATCCTCACTATCACATCGAGGCGGTCGAAAGCGACTTGCGTCGCGGCGATCGCTTGATTCTGCGCGGTGCCTCGCTGCATATCGGGGGCAAAAAGATCTTCTCATTGCCGACTCTCACGATCCCGCTCAACGAGCGCGGCGAGCGGTACACGCCGAAGATGGGTTACAGTCGCGACGAAGGCTACTACATCCTCAACCAGTTCTCATTTGCTCGCGGCGCGCGGGACATCGTGACCAGCCGCGTGGACTATTTCACGCGCTTGGGGTTTGGCTTAGGGGCCGACTACCGGTATGGGTCGGGCGCCCGAACCGGGCTGGCGCGGGTGTATGGGCTGACCGGAGCCTCGGCTAGTCGCCTTGCGAGCATTGATCATCGCGACAGGTTTCTCGGCGCAGACTTTACCGTTTCTTCCGTCTATCAGGCCAACAACTACTTGGTCGCGCCGGGCACCACAAACTGGACCACACGCGCGGCCATTGGTCGCCGAATTGGCAACGGCGCCACGCGCTTGACCTGGAATCGCACTGATTCGGATTCATCAACGTTCAATTTTAAGAACTCAAACTTTGCGTTATCCGACCAGCGAGAACTCGGTGGACGAACTCGCACCTCGCTCGATCTCATTCTCTCCGGCTCAGAATCCAAGAGCACCAGCTCCGCGCTGACCACTCGCCGCGAGCAACTCGACCTGCGATTCCGGGCCACCAAACAGCTCAGCAGTTCGGAGTTTGAGCTGCTCTACCAACGGGCCATTCCGATCGAAACCACGGCCAACTTCTTCAGCGCCGCCGACCGCACGCCGCTCTTCACCTGGCGCACCGAAAGCTCGCGTTGGGGCAGTTCGCCCTTTGCCAAGGAGTGGCCCATCCGCGCCGAACTGAGCGTTGGCGAACTCAGCGAGACCCAAGGCAAGCGCCTCACGCGCACCAACTTTGATGGCAGCGTCAACCGCAATTGGCGAGCCAAAAACGGCTCCGAGTTCCGCGTGAATTCGCGGTTTCGGCAGAGCCTCTACAGCGACGATACGGCGCAGTTTGTGGTCGCGCTCGACGGCGGTTACCGCTGGCAGTTTGGCAAAAAGTCGTACCTCGATTGGCGGCACAACTACCTGCAGCCGGAGGGCTTCACGCCGCTCGGCATCGACCGATCCGGCAAGTCGAACCTTAGCACGGTGGACATGCTGTCCGAGTTCGGGCGGGGATTCAGGGCGGGGTTCCAAACGGGCTACGACTTCCGGAACAAGGAACGCAATCTCGCACCGTGGCAGCTCGTGAACATGCGCCTCGACTACGAGCCGACCCGCGACCTGTACGTGCGAACGACCACTAGCTACGACAGTCTTCGCGCAAAGTGGCAAAACGTGCGGATCAATGGTGGGTTGCGTTTCGCGCAGGACAAGTTCCTCAACTTCGGCACCAGGTTCGACGCCGAGCGTCATGTCTGGGGAAATGTCAATATCTACGCCGAAGGACTTACTTATAAGCAGTTTCGATTTAACGCCTTGCTCAGCTACAACGGCTACCTCAAGCAGTTCGAAAGTCGGCAACTCCAAGCCATTTACGACATGCACTGCACCGAGCTGATCGTCCAGGTGAGTGACACGCGGGTCGGCTTCCGCCGGGGAACGGAGTTTGGAATCTACCTTCGCATTAAGGCGGTGCCGTTCGAAACGCCGTTCGGCATCGGGCGACGCGGCCAGGCTCTCGGCACCGGCACGGGCTTCGGGAACTAG
- a CDS encoding low molecular weight phosphotyrosine protein phosphatase: protein MTRVLFVCLGNICRSPIAEAIFADEVEARGLEADYDWDSAGTGGWHEGETPDPRSIAILAKHGHNWRSRARKLLVKDLAEFDLLVAMDRSNLADIRGVPGADASRIRLLLDGPVSEVPDPYYGGPEGFEKVYQLVRGGVLKLLDELEASRKSA from the coding sequence ATGACCCGCGTGCTGTTCGTCTGCCTCGGCAATATCTGTCGGAGCCCCATCGCCGAAGCGATCTTCGCGGATGAGGTGGAGGCGCGTGGACTCGAAGCCGACTACGACTGGGATTCGGCGGGCACCGGCGGCTGGCACGAAGGCGAAACCCCCGACCCGCGCAGCATCGCGATATTGGCCAAGCACGGCCACAATTGGCGGAGCCGGGCGCGCAAACTTCTGGTGAAAGACCTGGCCGAATTCGACCTGCTCGTCGCCATGGACCGCTCCAACTTGGCCGATATACGCGGCGTCCCCGGCGCCGACGCCAGCCGTATTCGGTTGTTGCTGGATGGCCCGGTCAGCGAGGTCCCCGACCCCTATTACGGTGGTCCCGAAGGGTTCGAGAAAGTGTATCAGTTGGTCCGCGGTGGCGTGCTCAAGCTCCTGGACGAGCTTGAAGCCAGCCGTAAGTCGGCCTAG
- a CDS encoding pyridoxal-phosphate dependent enzyme has product MLPRTPLICAPTPCHLLPRLSEQLGVELWIKRDDLTGFAGGGNKGRKLEFLLPKILAEGADTVVTSGASQSNFVRHLAVAARMVGLEFHAVTMPMPFEPGRQEPGVVAHLGGNRVLTELVGAHLHELPDGTWDELDDAALHLAEKLRADGRRVAVVPLGGSSVEGAYAFYLAAQELAAEFDHIVCPTSSGSTHAGLATAFAGRATEVWGMAADPEPELADVVLDLAGQLAAMLDTATPHSVNLSTDFVGAGYGFPSPAGTHATVLLARTEGIFLDPTYGAKAFAGLLDMIEAKTLRGRICYWHTGGFPALFTHGSGT; this is encoded by the coding sequence ATGTTGCCACGAACGCCGCTAATCTGTGCCCCAACGCCGTGCCATCTGCTCCCCCGCCTGAGCGAGCAGTTGGGCGTGGAGTTGTGGATCAAGCGCGACGACCTCACCGGCTTCGCGGGCGGCGGCAACAAGGGCCGAAAACTCGAATTCCTGTTGCCAAAAATCCTGGCCGAGGGCGCGGACACGGTGGTGACCAGCGGCGCGAGTCAGAGCAATTTCGTGCGGCATCTCGCCGTGGCGGCGCGCATGGTCGGGCTGGAATTCCACGCCGTAACCATGCCCATGCCGTTTGAGCCCGGTCGCCAGGAACCCGGCGTGGTTGCCCATTTGGGCGGAAACCGCGTGCTGACCGAATTGGTGGGCGCGCACCTCCACGAGTTGCCCGACGGCACGTGGGATGAGCTTGATGACGCTGCGCTGCATTTGGCGGAGAAGCTTCGCGCTGACGGCCGTCGTGTGGCGGTGGTGCCCTTAGGCGGGAGCAGCGTCGAAGGCGCGTATGCCTTCTATCTGGCCGCGCAGGAACTTGCAGCCGAATTCGATCACATCGTTTGTCCGACCAGTTCCGGCTCCACCCACGCCGGGCTCGCGACGGCATTTGCCGGGCGCGCGACTGAAGTGTGGGGCATGGCCGCCGACCCTGAGCCCGAGTTGGCCGATGTGGTGCTCGATCTCGCCGGTCAACTCGCGGCGATGCTGGACACCGCGACGCCGCATTCGGTCAACCTTTCGACCGACTTTGTCGGCGCGGGCTACGGGTTCCCCAGTCCCGCCGGAACCCATGCCACAGTATTACTGGCGCGAACCGAAGGCATCTTCTTGGACCCGACTTACGGGGCGAAAGCGTTCGCCGGGCTGCTCGACATGATTGAGGCAAAAACCCTGCGCGGCCGTATTTGCTATTGGCACACGGGCGGATTTCCGGCCCTCTTCACGCACGGCTCGGGAACCTGA
- a CDS encoding MFS transporter — protein sequence MRKNALFGIFLTVFLDMLGFGMFIPDLQIRGKQLAAQVLGVNPLSDSVQLGMLVGFSLAIFSLAQLIISPIMGRLSDARGRKIVLLWSAIFTLIGYLIYANATSFSLIMVSRLMTGIGAANLGVAFAYVADVTTPENRGKGLGMIGAAFGLGFVLGPPLGVLLLHLGKDSPALLGYVGAALILVNVLFIQFGLAESPRENLGKDAPSLWQNFRLAWTYPQLRLLLIMSFVLSLGFTNLETTYFQLLESPRSNYQLTAEQAKVAGGWVLTFVGVVAAIMQGGLVGPAIKRFGEINLVKWGFLITAIGLLLVPHGTLWAPTLIVVALIGIGNGLANPSLSALTSHNAPITMQGGIFGISMALGALARTVGPIVSNPLFQKNPAYPYLLGGGLILIPAFAAWGLRPVPPAESAT from the coding sequence TTGAGAAAGAACGCCCTGTTCGGCATCTTCCTCACCGTTTTCCTCGACATGCTGGGGTTCGGGATGTTCATTCCGGACTTGCAGATTCGCGGCAAGCAACTCGCGGCGCAAGTTCTCGGCGTCAACCCATTGTCAGATAGCGTGCAACTGGGCATGCTCGTGGGCTTTTCGCTCGCCATTTTCTCGCTAGCGCAGCTGATTATCTCGCCGATCATGGGTCGCCTGAGCGATGCCCGCGGCCGCAAAATCGTGCTGCTTTGGTCGGCTATTTTCACGCTGATTGGCTACCTGATCTATGCCAACGCGACCAGCTTCTCGCTGATCATGGTGTCGCGCCTGATGACCGGCATCGGCGCGGCGAATCTTGGGGTGGCGTTTGCCTATGTGGCCGACGTGACCACGCCCGAGAACCGCGGCAAGGGCCTCGGCATGATTGGCGCGGCATTTGGATTGGGCTTCGTCTTGGGGCCGCCGCTCGGCGTGCTCCTGCTTCATCTCGGCAAGGATTCGCCGGCCCTGCTCGGCTATGTCGGTGCGGCGCTGATTCTGGTCAACGTGCTGTTTATCCAGTTCGGGCTGGCCGAATCTCCCCGCGAGAACCTGGGCAAAGACGCGCCATCGCTCTGGCAAAATTTCCGACTCGCATGGACCTACCCGCAGCTGCGCTTGCTGCTCATCATGAGCTTTGTGCTCTCGCTCGGGTTCACCAACCTCGAGACAACGTACTTCCAGCTTTTGGAGAGTCCTCGCTCGAACTACCAACTCACGGCCGAACAGGCGAAGGTCGCCGGCGGTTGGGTGCTCACCTTCGTCGGCGTGGTCGCCGCCATTATGCAAGGCGGGCTGGTCGGCCCGGCCATCAAGCGCTTTGGCGAGATCAATCTGGTGAAGTGGGGGTTCCTCATCACCGCGATCGGGCTCCTGCTGGTGCCACACGGCACGCTCTGGGCGCCGACGCTGATCGTTGTCGCGCTCATTGGTATCGGCAACGGCCTCGCGAATCCGAGCCTCAGTGCGCTCACCTCGCATAATGCGCCGATCACCATGCAAGGCGGAATCTTTGGCATCTCGATGGCGCTGGGCGCGCTGGCCCGGACTGTCGGCCCGATTGTCAGCAACCCGTTGTTTCAAAAGAACCCGGCCTACCCGTACCTGCTCGGCGGCGGACTCATCCTCATTCCGGCGTTCGCGGCCTGGGGTCTGCGACCGGTGCCGCCCGCCGAGTCTGCGACGTAA